One Tessaracoccus lacteus DNA window includes the following coding sequences:
- a CDS encoding WhiB family transcriptional regulator: MKAKLTTAESGALKALYGGIRQAEDDGLLVPCLDHAAWTVDGDQARIEYARARCRLCPVIDLCHAAARLTKPTSGVWAGRAYGPRSTTTSSESDGASDPGAGRCSRHLEEIPS, from the coding sequence ATGAAGGCGAAGCTGACCACCGCCGAGAGCGGGGCGTTGAAGGCCCTGTACGGGGGCATCCGGCAGGCCGAGGACGACGGGCTGCTCGTGCCCTGCCTCGACCACGCCGCGTGGACTGTCGACGGCGACCAGGCCCGGATCGAGTACGCCCGCGCCCGCTGCCGGCTGTGTCCCGTGATCGACCTGTGCCATGCCGCAGCGAGGCTCACGAAGCCGACCAGCGGTGTGTGGGCAGGCCGCGCCTACGGCCCGAGGTCGACCACGACGAGCAGCGAGTCGGACGGGGCATCGGACCCCGGAGCCGGCCGCTGTTCCCGACATCTGGAGGAGATTCCCTCGTGA